From the genome of Paracidovorax avenae:
GTGGATGTGGCCCATGGCCGTGGCCTGCGGCAACACCTTCGTGCTCAAGCCCTCCGAGCGCGATCCCAGCAGTGCGCTGCTGATCGCCCAGCTGGCGCTCGAAGCAGGCCTGCCGCCCGGCGTGCTGAACGTGGTGAACGGCGACAAGACGGCGGTGGATACGCTGCTGCGCGATCCGCGCGTGAAGGCCGTGAGCTTCGTCGGCTCCACGCCGATCGCCGAATACATCTACGCGGAAGGCTGCAAACACGGCAAGCGCGTGCAGGCCCTGGGCGGCGCGAAGAACCACGCCGTGCTGATGCCCGATGCCGACATCGGCAACGCCGTGAGCGCGCTGATGGGCGCGGCCTACGGCAGCTGCGGCGAGCGCTGCATGGCCATCCCGCTGGTGGTGGCCGTGGGCGACGATACGGCCGATGCCGTGATCGCCGGCCTGAAGGCCGAGATCGCGAAGATGAAGGTCGGCCCCGGCACGGACAACGGCAACGACATGGGCCCGCTGGTGACGAAGCAGCACTTCGAGAAGGTGAAGGCCTATGTGGACAGCGGCGTCGCCGAAGGCGCCACCCTGGTGGTGGACGGCCGCACCGTGAAGGTGGCCGGCCACGAGGAAGGCTACTTCCTGGGCGCCTGCCTGTTCGACCATGTGAAGCCCGGCATGAAGATCTACCAGGAAGAGATCTTCGGTCCCGTGCTCGGCGTGGTGCGCGTGAAGAACCTGCAGGAAGCGATGCAGCTCATCGACGCGCACGAGTACGGCAACGGCACCTGCATCTTCACGCGCGACGGCGAAGCGGCCCGCTACTTCACCGACCACATCCAGGTCGGCATGGTGGGCGTGAACGTGCCCCTGCCCGTGCCGGTGGCCTACCACTCGTTCGGTGGCTGGAAGCGCAGCCTGTTCGGCGACCTGCACGCCTACGGCCCGGATGCCGTGCGCTTCTACACCAAGCGCAAGACCATCACCCAGCGCTGGCCCTCGGCCGGCGTACGCGAAGGCGCGGTGTTCAGCTTCCCCAGCAGCCGCTGAAAGCGCGGCGGCCCGTGGCGCGCGAAGTCGCCACGGGCCGCCACGACCGGGATGCGAATCAGCGCGGGAGCACGGTCACCGCATTGCGGGCCTGGTCGGTGCTGAACATCACGCGCAGGTTCTGCGCCGGCACGCCGCGCGACACCAGCTCCTTGCGCACGGCCAGCGCGCGGGCCAGGGCGATCTGGCGCGCGTTCTTGGTGACCTTGCGGTCGGCATAGCCCTTGATCTCCCAGCGCTGGCCAGCGGCGGCCTTGTCCGCGGTCAGGGCATCGAGCAGCTCCGCGGTATTGGCAGGCAGTTCGGTCTCCAGGCCGGAGAACTCCGCGACCGTGCCGTCCTCCGGAATGCGCACCGGGGCAGGTGCGGGGGCCGGAGCGGGAGCCGGCTCGGGTGCGGGGGCAGCGGCCGGCGGCGGGGCCTCGGCGGGGGTGCCGGGCGCCTGGCCGGACGCACCGGCGGCGCATCCGCCGAGCACCGCGGCGCAGCAGAGAAGGCTCAAGAGGGCACTGTTGGAACGCATGGAACGCATCGTTTCACCTGTTTTCATGGCTGGATGGGAAAGGGGCACGGTACACCGGCGCCAGGTACTCCCTCCCGGAGCGCCCGGCGCCACGGGATGCCGTGGCAGGCGGATTGTCACTCCATTGCGGGGCCATGCGGCCACCGGCCCGCCCGGAAAGGCCAGGAAAGCGGCAGGAAGACAACACTGCAGCTTTCCGGAAAACTGCCGATAAGGGAAGGATCCACTGTCGAGCAATCCTTCCACGCCTCCTCCACTGCGGGCTTGCCGGGACGTCGTACCGCCTCCGATGCCTTCTTTTCCGAACCCGCCAGCGCCCTCGCCCGCACCCACCGTCCACTGGCTGGTGCGGATGAACCACCGCAACCGCACCTTCTTCTACGCGCTGCTGTTCCTGGCGCTGGGGTCGCATTTCCGGCACACGGGAGCCGGTCCGGCCGCCTGGGCCGTGCTGGCCGTGCAGTTCCTCGCCTATCCGCACCTGGCCTACTGGACAGCCCGCCGCTCGCCGCACCAGGCGAAGGCCGAGTTGCACAACATGCTGGTGGACAACCTCTTCGGCGGGCTCTGGGCGGGCCTGCTGGGCCTGCCGGTCTGGATCACTTTCACGCTGTTCATCGGCAACTGCATCAACGTCGTCGCGTTCCACGGCTATCCCGGGCTGCTGCGGCTCGTGGCCGCCATGGGCGTCGGGCTCCTGGTCGGGCTTGCCCTGTACGGGGACCAGCCCCTGCACCCGGAGATCGACATGGCCACGTCGCTGCTGTGCATCCTGGCACTCACGCTGTTCCTGACGGTGTTCGCCCACACCAGCTACCGGCGGGCAGTGAAGCAGCAGCAGAGCAACGCCCGGCTGCGCGCGCAGTTCGAGGAGATCCGCGCACTGCAGGACCAGTTGCAGGAGCAGGCCATGCGTGACCCGCTCACCGGGCTGTACAACCGGCGCCACCTCGACGCCATCCTCGCGGCCCGGATCGCGCAGTGCGGCGCCCGGGGCCTGCCGCTGTCGCTGCTGATGATCGACATCGACCACTTCAAGCACGTCAACGACACCCACGGCCACGCCGCGGGCGACGCCATGCTGCAGGCCCTGGCGCAACTGATGCAGCGCCACGTGCGCGTGCAGGACATGGCCTGCCGGCACGGCGGCGAGGAATTCGTGCTGCTGCTGCCGGAGACGCCGCCCGCGGTCGCCCGGGAGCGCGCCGAGGCACTGCGCCAGGCCTTCGAGGCCCTGCAGGTGCGCCACGGCCCCGATGCGCTGTCCACCACCCTGTCGTGCGGCGTCGCCGCATTTCCACAGCATGCGGACGCGCCGCGTGCGCTCATGGCCTGCGCGGACGAAGCCCTCTACGCTGCCAAAGTGCAGGGGCGCAACCGCGTGGCGGTGCACGACCCGGCCAGCGGAAGGCCGGTGCCCGCCTGAGCACGCGGGGAGGCGGCGCCGGCCCGCCTGCCGGCCTGCGGTGCGCTATGCCTTCTTGCGCAGGTGGACCGACCGGGGGCCGCGCAGCGTCTCGGCGTCCAGGATCAGGCGGCCCTGGATGCGGCCCTTCATGCGCTGGACGCTGCTGGCCGCGTCCAGCATGTGCCGCGCCATCAATTCGCGCACCAGGGCGGCGTCGCGCGCCCGTGCCGCCTGCACGATCTCGCGGTGAAACCGCGCATTGGTCTCGCCGAAGCGGCGGTGCTCCGACTTCGGAGTGCGGTTGCCATAGACGATGAGCTGGCGCAGCATCTCGTTGATCAGCTCGCAGGTGAAGCGCAGGAAGGGGTTCGGGTTGGCCGCGGCCAGGATGTCGTGGAAGTTCACGTCCTCGCGGCGCTGGGCGAGCAGGTCCTCGCTGCTGGAGTGGGGGTCGCAGCAGGCGATGCTGTGCTCCAGCGCCTCGAAGTCGGCCTCCGTCAGGTGCGGCACGGCGCCAGCGGCCAGTTCGGGCTCCAGGAACTGGCGCACGGCGTAGATATTGTCGATGGTGACGTCCTGGAAGAACAGGTAGTTCTGCATGAACTGCAGCGTGCGGTCCAGCGACACCTCGGCGATGGTGCCGCCGCCCGATGGGCCGGTGGAGATGGTCACCAGGCCCTGCACTTCGAGCGACTTCAGCGCCTCGCGGATGGTGCCCTTGCTCACCTCGAACTGCGCCTGCAGTTCGCTCTCGCGCGGCAGGCGGTCGCCAGGGCTCAGGTTCTTCTCGGTGATGAGCCGCTTGATCTCCTGCGCGACGAGGTCGGAGCGCTTGAGGGGCTTGATCGGCTTGCCGGCGGGCGGTTTCGTGGCCATGGTGCGTTGCGGGTTGAAGACGGGTGGAGCGTGGCGCGGCGCAGGAAACGCGCCCGTCCGCTCCGTGGTGCAGTGTATGCACCACGGGCGTGCAGCGGCGCGGCGGGCAGGGTTTACGTGCACGGCATTTGTTCTATTTATCACTATAAATAGGAAAAACACGTGGCACGCCACGTGCTTTGCAGAAAGCCGTGCCCAGGTCCCAGGCCAGCCGGCCCCAACCCCCACAGGAGCTTTTTCCCATGCAACGTCGTCACCTCTTGCAACTCTCGGCACTGGGCGCGCTGCCCGCATCGCTGGGCCTCGCGCGCGAAGCCTGGGCGCAGTCCACGGGCGCGATCCAGTTCGGCTGCCCCGTGCCCATGTCGGGGGCCTTCGCCGCGAACGGCAAGTTCGCGGACTTGGGCATGAAGCTGGCCATCGAGCAGTACGGCAAGGCCCTGGGCCGCCCGCTGGCCTACACCGTGCTCGATACCGAAGGCAAGCCCGCCACCGCCGTGCGCAAGGTGCAGGAGGCATCGCAGCAGCAGGGCACGCGCTTCTTCGCGGGCGGCATCCTGTCGTCCGAATCGCTGGCCATGGGCAAGGAGGCCGAGAAGGCAGGGGGCATCTTCATCACCACCGCGGGCGCCGACGAGATCACCGGCAAGGATTGCAACGCCGCCACATTCCGCTGGTCAGTGCCCACCTTCGGCGCGATCGAGCAGACCGTGCGCCCGCTGGCCGATGCGCTGCCGAAGGCCAAGCGCTGGTACACCATCACGCCGCAGTATGTGTTCGGCGACGGCCTGCTGTCGGCCGCCAAGAACGTCTTCAAGGAAAAGGGCCTGGAGCACGTGGGCAACAGCTACCACTCGCTCACCGAGAAGGAATTCAGCGGCTACCTCACCAACGCGATGGCCGCCAAGCCCGACGTGCTGCTGCTGCTGAACTTCGGCTCGCAGTCGTCGGACGCGCTGCGCCAGGCGGTGAGCTTCGGCATGCACAAGAACATGACCATCCTGATCGCCTGGGCCTCGGGACTGGAGCAGTTCGAGTCGCTGGGCGCGGACCTGTGCGACGGCATCTACTTCGGCGCGCAGTACTGGCACACCGTGAACGCCCCGCTGAACCTGGAGCTGGTCAAGCGCTGCCAGGACAAGTTCAAGGCCAACCCCAACTACAGCCTGGCGGGCTCGTACATCTGCACCAAGCTGCTGATCGACGGCATCCTCAAGGCCGGCACCGTGGACCAGAAGGCGGTGGTCGCCGCGCTGGAGGGCATGAAATACGCGGGCCTCACGGGCGAGGAAGAAGTCCGCAAAGGCGACCACCAGGTGCTCAAGAACTACTACCTGCTCAAGGGCAAGCCCAAGGCGAAGATGGCCAACAAGGACGACTACGTGGACGTGGTGAGTTCCGGCAAGTCGTTCCTGCCGGTGGACCAGACCGGCTGCAAGCTCGGCTGATCCGCCGCCGCCTTCGCCCCCTCCTGCCCCGCACCTGGTGCCGGGGCCCTCTCTTCCTGCGTCCTGCCCCACTCATGAGCATCTACCTGCTACAGGTCATCAACGGGATCGGCATCGGCATGCTGTATTTCCTGCTGGCGGTCGGCCTGTCCATCGTGTTCGGCCTGCTGCGCTTCGTGAACTTCGCGCACGGCGCGTTCTATCTGCTGGGTGCCTATTTCTGCTACCAGATGGCGCGCTGGGGCATGAGCTTCTGGCTGGCCCTGGCGGTGGTGCCGCTGCTGGTGGGCGCCCTGGGCTGGCTCACCGAAAAGCTCGTGCTGCGCCACGTGTACGCCAAGCCGCACGAGTTCCACATCCTCGTCACCGTGGGCCTGGCGCTCGCCGTCCAGGAGCTGGTGATCCTGCAGTGGGGGCCGCTGGGCGACAGCGTGGCCGTGCCCGATCTGCTGCAGGGCGTGGTCATGTGGGGCAGCTTCGTCTATCCGAAGTACCGGCTCTTCGTGATCGGCTTCACCGCCGTGCTGGCCGTGGGCCTGTGGTGGGTGCTCGAAGGCACGCGCCTGGGCAGCGCGGTGCGCGCCGGCAGCGAATCGACCGAGATGGTGTCGCTGCTGGGCATCAACGTGTTCCGCATCTTCAGCCTGGTGTTCGCGCTCGGAGCGGCCACCGCCGCCATCGCGGGCGTGCTGGCGGCGCCCATCCGCGGCGCCGAGCCCTTCATGGGCATCGAGGCGCTGGGCGTGGCCTTCGTGGTCGTGGTGGTGGGCGGCATGGGCAGCTTCGGCGGTGCGCTGGTCGGCGGCCTCTTGATCGGCATCGTGCAGAGCGTGATGAGCACCGTGTGGCCCGAGGGCGCTCGCCTGATGATCTACGTCGCCATGGCCGCCGTGCTGCTGCTGCGCCCGCATGGCCTGCTGGGCCGCAAAGGATGAACACCGCCATGACGATCTTGCGCAAACATTTCCACCTGCTGCTGGCGCTGGCGTTCGTGCTGGCGATGCCACTCACCATGCAGTCCGGCTCTCTCGCCAGCGAGGTGCTGATCTACGGCCTCGCGGCCATGGGCTGCAACCTGCTGCTGGGGCACACGGGGCTGCTGTCATTCGGCCAGGGCATCTTCTTCGGGCTGGGCAGCTACACCATCGCCCTCACGCTCACGCGCTGGCCCCTGCCCATGCCGCTGGCCCTGGCGCTCGCCGTGGTGGCGGGCGCGGTGGGCGCGGCGCTGGTGGGCTGGGTCGCCATCCGGCAGCGCGGCACCTACTTCGTGATGCTGACGCTCGCCTTCGCGCAGATGTTCTACTTCCTCGCCTACTCGATGCCCGGCCTCACGGGCGGTGACAACGGCCTCATGGACATCCCGCGCCCGTCGCTGGCCGTGGGCGGGTTCACGCTGTGGCCGCTCGCCTCACCCTGGCAGTACTACGGCTTCGTGGCGGTGGTGTTCCTGGTGGCCTTCTGGCTGCTGCAGAAGGTGTCGGCCTCGGTCTTCGGCCGCACCCTGCTGGCGGTGCGCGACAACGAGGAGCGCGCGGGCGCCATCGGCTACGACCTCAAGCTGCTGAAGCTGCAGGCGTTCGTGATCTCGGGTGCCGTCACGGGCCTCGCCGGCGCGCTGCACGCCATGATGACCGGCATCGCTCCCCTGGCGAGCGCCGAATACCACACGAGCGAGATGATCCTCGTGATGACCGTGATCGGCGGCACCGGCAACCTGCTGGCCTCGCTGCTGGGATCGGCCTTCTACCTGATCGTGGGCGACTGGCTCTCCACCCTGTGGCCGCGCTGGCTGCTGCTGCTGGGCGTGGTGCTGATGGTCGTCAGCTTAGGGATGCAGCGCGGCCTCTGGGGCCTGTTCGAATCGGCCTGGGCCCGCCTGCGCGGCGCGAAGGACCACGCGGACGGCACCCCTGCCGGCACGGGAGACAAGGCATGAGCACGGCACCCATCCTGCTGGAAGCCATCGGCGTCGAGAAGCGCTACGACAAGTTCGCCGCGCTCTCGGGCGTGGATCTGAAGGTGCGCGCAAACACCGTGCACTCGGTGATCGGCCCCAACGGCGCGGGCAAGACCACGCTGTTCCACATGCTCACCGGCACCAAGGCGGTGAGCGGCGGGCGCATCGTGTTCGACGGGCACGACGTGACGCGCGAGCCGGACCACCGCCGCGTGCAGCGCGGCATGGCGCGCTCGTTCCAGGTGACCAGCCTGTTCCTCACGCTGCCGGTGCGCGAGAACCTGCGGCTGGCCGCGCAGGGCACGGCGCCCGCGCAGGCCCTCAACTGCTGGAGCGCACCTGTCGGCCCCCGCTCCCGCGCCGACGTGGTGGACCGCGTGCTGGCGCGGCTGGGGCTGGAGCGCCACGCCGACACGCCCGTGGGCAGCCTCTCGCACGGCCAGCAGCGCCGGCTCGAGGTGGGCATGGCGCTGGCCGCGGGCCCGAAAGCCATCTTCCTCGACGAGCCCACATCGGGCATGGGCATCGACGACCTGGACGACATGAAGCGGCTGATCCAGGGCCTCAAGGACGAGCACACGGTGGTCCTCATCGAGCACAACATGAACATCGTGATGGACATTTCCGACACCGTCACCGTCATGCAGCAGGGCCGCGTGCTGGCCGAGGGTCACCCACACGCGATCCGCAGCGACGAACGGGTGCGCAGCGCCTACCTGGGCAACATGATCACCGGAGGGAAGGCATGACAAGCATCCTGCAGATCGAGGGGCTGCACGCCCACTACGGCAAAAGCCACGTGCTGCAGGGCGTCGACCTGCACGTGGACGATGGAGAGCTGGTCACGCTGCTCGGGCGCAACGGCGCGGGCAAGACCACCACGCTCAAGAGCATCTGCGGCGTGGTGCCGCCCACGGCGGGGCGCGTGCGCTTCCAGGGCGAGGACGTGCAGGGCCTGCCCCCGCACCGCATCGCGCAGCGCGGTGTCTGCCTGGTGCCAGAGCACCGAGGCATCTTCCGGCTGCTGACGGTGGAAGAGAACCTGCTGCTGGGCCAGCGCAAGCAGTCGCCCTGGCAGCTGGCCGACATCTACCGCATCTTCCCGCGCCTGAAGGAGCGCCGTACCAACGGCGGCGGGCAGCTCTCGGGTGGGGAGCAGCAGATGCTGGCCATCGGCCGCGCGCTGATGAACGCGCCGCGCCTGCTCATGCTCGACGAGCCCGTGGAAGGCCTCGCGCCGGTGATCGTCGAGGAGATCGTGGCCCAGCTGCAGACCATCAAGGCCGCGGGCGTGGCCATCCTGCTCGTGGAGCAGAACCTGGAGGTCTGCACCCAGCTGGCCGACCGCCACTACATCATCGAGCAGGGCGCCATCGTGCACGAGGCCCGCAACGACGCCTTTCTGGCCGACGAGGCCATCAAGGACCGCTACCTGGGCGTAGGCCTCGCCTGAAACCTGTCCGCTCTACGACACCCGCACCCATTCAGGATCACCGACCGTGGACATGAAGACTTCCCCCCCTGCGCTGCAGGCCCGCGTGAACGGCGCGCGCCTGTGGCAATCGCTGATGGACCTGGCGCGCATCGGCGCCACGCCGAAGGGCGGCGTGTGCCGGCTGGCGCTCACCGCGCTGGATGGCGAGGGCCGCGACCTGTTCGTGCGCTGGGCGCGCGAAGCCGGCTGCAGCGTGCGCATCGACGCCATCGGCAACATCTTCGCGCGCCGCGCCGGGCGCAACGATGCCCTGCCGCCCGTGATGACCGGCAGCCACATCGACACCCAGCCCACCGGCGGCAAGTTCGACGGCAACTACGGCGTGCTCGCCGGCCTGGAGGTGGTGCGCAGCCTGAACGACGCGTGCATCGAGACCGAGGCCCCGATCGAAGTCGCGGTGTGGACCAACGAGGAAGGCTCGCGCTTCGTGCCCGTGATGATGGGCTCGGGCGTGTTCGCCGGCGCCTTCACCCTGGAGCATGCACTCGCCCAGCGCGATAGCCAGGGCACCAGCGTGGCCGATGCCCTGGCCGCCATCGGCTATGCCGGCACGGCGGCGCCCACGCCCGCAGTGGGCGCGTATTTCGAGGCGCACATCGAGCAGGGGCCGGTGCTGGAGGCCAACGGCTGCGTGATCGGCGTGGTGCAGGGTGCCCTCGGCCAGCGCTGGTACGACGTGACCGTGCAGGGCATGGAAGCCCACGCGGGCCCGACGCCCATGGACCTGCGCCGCGACGCGCTGCTCGCGGCCAGCAGCCTGGTGGAAGAGGTGAACCGCATCGCCCTGGCGCATGCCCCGCACGCGCGCGGCACGGTGGGCGTGCTGGAGGTGTTCCCGAGTTCACGCAACGTGATTCCCGGCAGCGTGCGCATGACGGTGGACCTGCGCGCCGCCGACGACGCGGTGCTGCTGCAGATGGACGCCGCCCTGCGCGCGGCCTGCGAGCGCATCGGCGCCGCTCGCCGCACGCCGATGGCGGTGGAGCAGGTGGTGTACTTCCCGCCGCAGCCCTTCACCCCCGAACTGGTCGAAGGCGTGCGCGCCGACGCGGCCGCGCTGGGCTACAGCGCCATGGACGTGGTGAGCGGCGCCGGGCACGACGCCGTGTACCTCGCGCGCCTGGCCCCCACGGCCATGGTCTTCGTGCCGTGCGCGGACGGCATCAGCCACAACGAGATCGAGGACGCAGAACCCGAGCACCTGGAGGCCGGCTGCAACGTGCTGCTGCACGCCATGTTGCGCAGCGCGGGGGTGGCGGCATGACGATGAAATTCCTGATCGCGCGTCTCAACCACGAGACCAACACCTTCTCGCCGGTGCCCACGCCGCTGGAGTCCTTCTCGCCCCGCTACGGACAGGAGGCACTGCAGGACAACCTGGGCATGCGCACGGCCATGGCGGCCTTCATCGACCTCGCCCGCAGCCTGAACGCCGAGATGGTGACGCCCGTCTCGGCCATGGCCAACCCCAGCGGCCCGGTGCATGCCGCCGCCTACGACGAGCTCACCCGCCGCATCGTGGAGGCCGCGCCCGGCTGCGACGCCATCCTGCTGGACCTGCACGGCGCCATGGTGGCCGAGAACAGCCCCGACGGCGAAGGTGACCTGCTGGAGCGCGTGCGCGCCGCCGCGCCGGGCGTGCCCGTGGCCGTGGCGCTGGACCTGCACGGCAACATCACGCCCAAGATGGTCGCCCACGCCGACGTGATGGTGGGCTTCAAGACCTACCCGCACATCGACATGTACGAAACCGGCGAACACGCCGGCCGCCTGCTGCTGGACATGCTGCAGGGCCGGGCGCGCTACACCGTGCGCTGGCACCCGCTGCCGATGATGGGCCACACGCTGCGCAGCACCACGCTGCAGGGCGCCATGCTGCGCGCGGTGGACTCGGCGCGCGCGGCCGAGGCCGAAGGCATTCCCGCCGCCACGGTGTTCGCGGGCTTCTCGCTCGCCGACATCGAGGCGCCCTGCATGAGCGTGGTCGTCACCGCCGATGCGGGCGACCCGGCACCGGCCCAGGCCGCTGCCGACCGCATTGCCGCCGCAATCTGGGACGAGCGCGCGGAATTCATCTACGACAGCGAACCGCTGGATGCCTCGTTGCAGCGCGCCCAGGCCCTGGCCGAGGGCGCGGACCGCCCCGTGCTGCTGCTGGACCACAGCGACAACTGCATGTCCGGCGGCACCTGTGATTCGATGGACGTGCTGCAGGCGGCCCTCGCCGAAGGCCTGGAAGACATCGCCGTGGGCCCACTGTGCGACCCCGAGGCCGTCGCCGAACTGATCGCGGCAGGCAGGGGCGCCCGCACCACCGTGCGCCTGGGCAACAAGGTGCCGCTCACCCAGCTCGGCGTGGCCAAGGAGCCGGTGGCCGTCGAAGGCACGGTGGTGGCCATCAGCGACGGCGAATACACCGTCACCGGCCCCATCTACACCGGCCAGCGCTGCGCCATGGGCCGCACCGTGCTGTTCGACACGGGCAAGGCGCGCATCGTGGTGACCGAGCGCACGCACGAACCCTGGGACCTGGGCGTGTTCTCCTGCGTGGGAGTGGACCCGACGGCCCACCGCTTCGTGCTGCTCAAGTCGCGCATGTACTGCCGGCCGGTGTTCGTGCCGCTCTCGCACGCGCTGGCCGAATGCGACAGCCCCACCGGGGTGACGAGTTCCAACTACGCGCTGTTTCCGTTCAGAAACGTGCGACGGCCGGTGTTTCCGCTCGATCCGGCCTGAGAACGTGAGCGCGGCGCAGGCAGGGCCTGCGAACCGCCCCCGGGCCCGCAGGCTACTGCACGAGCTGCCAGAAGGTCACTTGTGCGAACTTGGCATCGCTGGCCCAGGGGTCCCATATGGTCTTGTCGCCCTTGCTGCGGGCGCCGGGCCAGCCACCGAGGGACGTGGACATGGCCGGGGGATAGCTGCCGCGGGTGCGCAATGTTTCCGTCTTGCCGTTACGGGTGTACGCATACCCTCCGGCAGCCTTGTCGGGACCGGGATAGACCACGATGACGTGCCCATGTCCGGGTTCCTTCTTGCCGCCGACGATAAGCGCCCCGCCGCGCGCCAGTTCGCCCACCTGCGACGCAGGAACGGAGCGCCAGTGGCGCTGGCCCTGCACATGGTCCATGAGCGCATTGGCATTCATCCATGGCTGGTCGGGCAGGTACTGCTGGATCACGTACCAGACCGAATGGCTGCAGGAATTGGGATAGAGGGCGGCGGCCTTGTCACAGGCCTGCTGGAGTTTGGCGACCGCTGCGCCGTCTACGGGCATGGGGTGTGGTCCTGTGTCGATGATGCCTCCGCGGTCTTCGCGGGGGAGGCACGGTAGAGGCGGGCGTCGCTGTCCCACCGCAGGGTGGGCAGGCGGTAGTCGCCGCCCTGCGCAGGCGAGCGCACCTGCAGCTGGATCTCCTGGGGAATACCGTCGCGCCAGCGGCCCGGGCGCACCTCGAGGTCTTCGGGCGGGTCCACGGGGAAGAGGTGTGGCAACCGGGCCAGGCAACGGCCCGCCTCGTCCACCAGCAGTGGCAGGGGAAAGCGCTCCCATGGTGCATCGGCCGGCAGGTTGCGGTAATAGGCATCGGTGAAAACCGCCACCAGACGGACTTTGGCCGGCGCCCGGGCCGGAGCCTTGCCCGCCGGGCGTTCGCTCAGGGGACACACGCGCGTCGC
Proteins encoded in this window:
- a CDS encoding M81 family metallopeptidase; this encodes MKFLIARLNHETNTFSPVPTPLESFSPRYGQEALQDNLGMRTAMAAFIDLARSLNAEMVTPVSAMANPSGPVHAAAYDELTRRIVEAAPGCDAILLDLHGAMVAENSPDGEGDLLERVRAAAPGVPVAVALDLHGNITPKMVAHADVMVGFKTYPHIDMYETGEHAGRLLLDMLQGRARYTVRWHPLPMMGHTLRSTTLQGAMLRAVDSARAAEAEGIPAATVFAGFSLADIEAPCMSVVVTADAGDPAPAQAAADRIAAAIWDERAEFIYDSEPLDASLQRAQALAEGADRPVLLLDHSDNCMSGGTCDSMDVLQAALAEGLEDIAVGPLCDPEAVAELIAAGRGARTTVRLGNKVPLTQLGVAKEPVAVEGTVVAISDGEYTVTGPIYTGQRCAMGRTVLFDTGKARIVVTERTHEPWDLGVFSCVGVDPTAHRFVLLKSRMYCRPVFVPLSHALAECDSPTGVTSSNYALFPFRNVRRPVFPLDPA
- a CDS encoding Zn-dependent hydrolase, which produces MKTSPPALQARVNGARLWQSLMDLARIGATPKGGVCRLALTALDGEGRDLFVRWAREAGCSVRIDAIGNIFARRAGRNDALPPVMTGSHIDTQPTGGKFDGNYGVLAGLEVVRSLNDACIETEAPIEVAVWTNEEGSRFVPVMMGSGVFAGAFTLEHALAQRDSQGTSVADALAAIGYAGTAAPTPAVGAYFEAHIEQGPVLEANGCVIGVVQGALGQRWYDVTVQGMEAHAGPTPMDLRRDALLAASSLVEEVNRIALAHAPHARGTVGVLEVFPSSRNVIPGSVRMTVDLRAADDAVLLQMDAALRAACERIGAARRTPMAVEQVVYFPPQPFTPELVEGVRADAAALGYSAMDVVSGAGHDAVYLARLAPTAMVFVPCADGISHNEIEDAEPEHLEAGCNVLLHAMLRSAGVAA